A stretch of DNA from Bacteroidota bacterium:
TCAAGAGATTTACGTGCCTGTTCTAATGATTTTTTTTTATTTCTATTTGACAAAAAACCATAATGCCTAATTTTTATAAATTTTCTGGGTAAAATATGTAAACAAAATCTGCGTAAAAATTCACGAACAGGTAATTTTACAATTTCTTTATTGCCTTCTTTTTTATAATTTTTTGCCCAAAATTTAATAACACCATTTTTTATATCAATAATTCTATGATTCGAGATTGCTATTCTGTGCGTATATCTGCCCAAATATTCAATTACTGAATTAACTTTGTTAAAAGGACGCTTAGCATAAACAACCCAGTCTTTTTCAAATAATTTATCTATTAATTTTTTGGATAAAATAATATTTTTTTCTTTAGCAAAATTACGTAAGCCTTCAACAAATCTTGCACGATAAACAGAACTCATTGCTTTTGTTGGAAATAAGTATTTTCCATCGGAACGTGAATTTTTCCAGTTTCCATTTTCATCTAAGCCGCCACCCGGAATAATACAATGCAAGTGAGGGTGAAAACTTAAATTTTGTCCCCAAGTATGTAAAATAGTTATCATGCCGGATTTTGCACCAAGAAATTTTTTATTTTTTGCAAACCCCTGTATTACAGACCATACTGTTTTAAAAAGCAAATTATAAAGTTCTTTTTGATACTTCAAAATTAAGCCATTAAGTTCGTGTGGAAGTGTAAATACTACATGAAAATATTTTACCGGTAATAAATCTTCTTCTCTTGATATTATCCATTGTTCTTTTTTCAAGCCCTGACATTTAGGACAATGACGATTCCTACAACTATTGTAACTTATACGAAGATGTCCACAATCATCGCATTGTTCAACATGACCGCCAAAGTACGAAGTCCTACAATATTCTAAATTTTCTAATACCTTTATTTTATACGAAGGTAAGTTTTCTCGCTTTTTAAAGTCAAACCCGTATAAATCAAGTATATCAGAAATTTCATATTTTGGCTTCATTATTTAATTCCATAAAGACTGTCAAGTGGACTCACAGCTGTTTTTCTTTCAAAACGAGCCACTTGAAGATATTCCATAGTTGTCTGGATATTTTCATGTCCAAGTTGCTCTTTTACGGTTACTATATCAATTCCATTTTCAAGCATGTGTGTAGCAAAACTATGCCGTAAAGTATGAATTGTTACTGTTTTTTCTATCCCTGCCTTTAAAACAGCATGTTTCAATATTTTTCTTATTGTTGTTTTTGAAATATAATTACCTTCTTTTTGTCCGGGAAAAACATATTTTTTTATTTTATATTCATTGCAATATTTTTTATATCGGCTTGCCAAAAATTTAGATAAAACAACATATCTATCTTTTTTTCCTTTGCCCTGACAAACATAAATTAACTTACGTTCTGTATCAATATCAATACGTGCTATGCGTTGGGATTCACTAATACGTAAACCAGCAGAATAAATTAAAGCAAGCATAAATTTGTCCTTAAATTTTTCTGGTGCAGCAAATAATTTTATACATTCTGCTTGTGATAAAACAACTGGGAGAGTTTTCTTTTTTGGCAAAGGAGGAAGTTTTATCAGTTTATCTTCAAGATTGTAAAGCCTAAATAAATAACGAAGTCCGTAAACAGTAAATTTAAAAT
This window harbors:
- a CDS encoding tyrosine-type recombinase/integrase, with the protein product MKTIIESAKKEIKGFKNMSHKFERDLILNGKTQKTYKCYIRQIAAISLEFKKLPTKISNEEIKEYLFKVKTENDYSESYFKFTVYGLRYLFRLYNLEDKLIKLPPLPKKKTLPVVLSQAECIKLFAAPEKFKDKFMLALIYSAGLRISESQRIARIDIDTERKLIYVCQGKGKKDRYVVLSKFLASRYKKYCNEYKIKKYVFPGQKEGNYISKTTIRKILKHAVLKAGIEKTVTIHTLRHSFATHMLENGIDIVTVKEQLGHENIQTTMEYLQVARFERKTAVSPLDSLYGIK
- a CDS encoding IS91 family transposase, which codes for MKPKYEISDILDLYGFDFKKRENLPSYKIKVLENLEYCRTSYFGGHVEQCDDCGHLRISYNSCRNRHCPKCQGLKKEQWIISREEDLLPVKYFHVVFTLPHELNGLILKYQKELYNLLFKTVWSVIQGFAKNKKFLGAKSGMITILHTWGQNLSFHPHLHCIIPGGGLDENGNWKNSRSDGKYLFPTKAMSSVYRARFVEGLRNFAKEKNIILSKKLIDKLFEKDWVVYAKRPFNKVNSVIEYLGRYTHRIAISNHRIIDIKNGVIKFWAKNYKKEGNKEIVKLPVREFLRRFCLHILPRKFIKIRHYGFLSNRNKKKSLEQARKSLDAKAPPKKDKDWKIIMKEKYGVEPDICPKCKKGKMLLIIELKRGQEYYPLE